The Arachis hypogaea cultivar Tifrunner chromosome 19, arahy.Tifrunner.gnm2.J5K5, whole genome shotgun sequence genome has a window encoding:
- the LOC112775215 gene encoding protein PIGMENT DEFECTIVE 338, chloroplastic has translation MHLFLHPCKSLCCSIPFKDITLFTFNKKKQPHTNNPTKQPFSTPQKFGSFTNTIVLSNSHVSVVSNKASILGPAHFTFCSKNEGFNGFSSDLSPEAVDDDGTQELEKLELLNKPSPLPVTEESSTSDSEMEKEQEQEVPSKEDALAPFLKFFKGSDGDDEDDAFEGLEISEEKDDFGGEKEEGEEDKKLNVEYYDPKPGDFVVGVVVSGNENKLDVNIGADLLGTMLTKEVLPLYNKEMDNLLCDMEKDAEGFMVNGKIGIVKNDDAMSAVVPVPGRPVVETGTILFAEVLGRTLSDRPLLSTRRLFRRIAWHRVRQIKQLNEPIEVRITEWNTGGLLTRIEGLRAFIPKAELMKRVNNFTELKENVGRHFFVQITRIDESKNNLLLSEKAAWEKLYLQEGTLLDGTVKKIYPFGAQVRIGESNRSGLLHISNISQAEVTSVSDVLSVDENVRVLVVKSMFPGKISVSIAELESEPGLFLSDKERVYKEADMMAKKYKQKLPSVPISQQLEPLAAVPLPFENESLYANWKWFKFEK, from the exons ATGCACTTGTTTCTTCATCCTTGCAAGTCCCTCTGTTGTTCAATTCCATTTAAGGATATCACTCTTTTCACATTCAATAAGAAGAAGCAGCCACATACCAACAACCCCACAAAGCAACCATTCTCAACGCCACAAAAGTTTGGTTCTTTTACCAATACTATAGTGCTTTCAAATTCTCATGTCTCCGTTGTTTCTAACAAAGCTTCAATTTTGGGCCCTGCCCACTTCACCTTTTGCTCCAAAAATGAAGGCTTTAATGGCTTCTCCAGTGATTTGTCTCCAGAGGCTGTTGATGATGATGGAACCCAAGAGCTTGAAAAGCTTGAGTTGCTGAACAAGCCTTCTCCTTTGCCTGTCACAGAAGAGTCTTCTACTTCTGATTCTGAAATGGAGAAGGAGCAGGAGCAAGAGGTGCCTTCCAAGGAGGATGCATTGGCACCGTTTTTGAAGTTTTTCAAAGGAAGTGATggggatgatgaagatgatgcttTCGAGGGATTGGAAATTTCTGAGGAAAAAGATGATTTTGGTGGTGAGaaagaggaaggagaagaagataagaagttgaaTGTTGAGTACTATGACCCAAAACCTGGGGATTTTgtggttggtgttgttgtttCAGGGAATGAGAACAAGCTTGATGTGAATATTGGTGCAGATTTGCTTGGTACAATGTTGACAAAGGAAGTGCTTCCATTGTATAACAAAGAAATGGATAACTTGTTATGTGATATGGAAAAGGATGCTGAGGGTTTTATGGTAAATGGGAAGATTGGAATTGTGAAGAATGATGATGCAATGAGTGCAGTTGTTCCAGTTCCTGGAAGGCCTGTTGTGGAGACTGGAACCATTTTGTTTGCTGAGGTTTTAGGTAGAACACTTAGTGATAGGCCATTGCTTTCGACCCGAAGGCTCTTTCGCCGCATAGCTTGGCATCGAGTTAGGCAG ATAAAACAGCTCAATGAACCTATAGAGGTTAGAATCACAGAATGGAATACTGGCGGCCTGCTAACAAGGATCGAG GGTTTGCGAGCTTTCATTCCGAAGGCTGAGCTTATGAAAAGAGTAAATAACTTTACCgaattgaaagaaaat GTGGGACGCCATTTTTTTGTACAAATCACTCGAATAGACGAATCTAAGAACAATTTGTTACTTAGTGAGAAGGCAGCTTGG GAAAAGCTATATCTTCAAGAGGGAACACTTCTTGATGGGACTGTGAAAAAGATCTATCCCTTTGGAGCACAAGTTAGAATAGGAGAAAGTAACAGAAG TGGGTTGCTGCATATTTCAAATATCAGTCAAGCTGAAGTTACTTCTGTGAGTGACGTACTTTCTGTCGACGAGAACGTTAGAGTTCTAGTGGTGAAGTCGATGTTTCCTGGAAAAATTTCTGTGAG CATTGCAGAACTTGAAAGTGAACCTGGCCTTTTTCTATCAGACAAAGAG AGAGTATATAAGGAGGCTGATATGATGGCGAAGAAATACAAGCAAAAGCTACCATCTGTTCCTATCAGTCAACAATTAGAGCCCCTTGCAGCCGTTCCCTTGCCTTTTGAGAACGAATCGCTTTATGCGAACTGGAAATGGTTCAAGTTTGAAAAATAA